A window of Rhododendron vialii isolate Sample 1 chromosome 11a, ASM3025357v1 genomic DNA:
CAAACCCTCAACCTCCCCCTTCAAGCCCAAACCCTTACCCAAGCAATCAACAACAATGTAATACAACTCGGATACAACCGGAGCGAGAACAGCGACCCTTTTCGAGCCACTATACGGGTTCGAACACGAAACCAACAACTGAAACAAGTCCTTCACAGCTGCTATCGACTTGACAGAGCTGTGAAAGGTCGTTGCTGAGTAAAACCAGGTGATCTCGAGTGGTGGGTCACTCATTGACTGGACCAAGCGGAGGAAAATCGAGCCGAAGACGAAGAAATCGGTGGACCCCTTGTTGTGTTCGGCCAAGAAGTGGTCGATCGATTCTTGCAGCATGAGTCGGTAGTTGTTGTGAAATGGGTTCATGATTTTTGGGTATATGGTAATCGATGGGATTTTGATGGTTAAATGGATAGAATTGGTGGAATTACAGGTAGGTTTTAAAATGGTTCTGCGTGGAAGGTGAGCACAAAACCCTAGTTTGGTGCGTTTGTCAATTGTGGTTTGGGGGAGTGGAGATGGGAGGGAGCAGGCCGTGGGGTGGGCCTCGTCTGTGTAACGGTAAcatttgaatttggagaagaaaagagaaaattacGAAAACATTTGAGAAAAAACGAATATAAACACACGTGGAAAATTAAATGAGAAAACACCTTGCCACGCGTGATTTTAGAAAGACATTGTTGGGATTTTAattacggtcttgctattgtcagcccagcccactgggctgacaataaacaCATTAGAAGacaaaaattgtgtattttttatactctttaatatacattcacacactcactatcgtcagcccattgggctgattttagaattttccttttaagAACTGCGTTACTAATAAATTTAGGATAATGCATACTCCATCTATCCCACATTGTTGGtcctttataaaaaaaatacgtaatttttacatcaaaaaatttaagtatTTTCATTCatgacaccaaattaaaaatctcATTATGGCGGAGGGAGTATGTTGTTTTATGGTAGAATGGATAATAGAAGGTGAGTTTATTTCGATAAATAAGCTCAAACTTGATTTAAAACTTAACGGGTTTTTAAAAGCAATAAGACAAGTGGTATTGATCACTTTTGGGCCCCATTTTAGGGTCTCACACATATGATTTGAGTCATTgactacttttcaaataattatttGAGTAGTCTGGTAAAAAACCAGCTCGATTCAATATATGTTTAAATGCTTAATTCATTCATCTTACTTTTTATTCAGAATTAAAATCAATCAACGGCTCATATCCTTTTGCATCGATAAGACCAAGGTCGGTACGCTTAGTCAGGCTCTTTTAGAAGTATGTTCAAACTTGACTTGTATATAAGGCAAGCCAACTCAAAACGTACTTTTAATCAAGTCGATCAcaaatcaatttaattttttaacatcATAACTCCAACAAACCAAATAGTTGTTGCTTATTTGAGGTGGTTTGAAACCTTtacgagttttaaaaaaacgTTCCTCCATCTTCGTTTATGTATTGTCACAAAGTGATTTCAAATGAAATTTTAGAAAGCAAACATAAGCTCGAACTCAAGCAGCTTAGTTCGTTTACCAACTCTAGTAAGCTTTTTCTCCTATATGCTAGaataaaaaaccaaacaaaaattgatTGGGCTTTTGATCCAATTCAAAACCCAACTTAAAGGTGGGCCTACACAACAGTACAAACAGCTCCAAGCCCAACTGGAGCGAAACCAATTAGGGTTTCCTgtcctcattttctctctcgCCCTCATTCACCAatcctctctctcatctcatTTTAACCTCACTGAGagcactttctctctctgacCTCGCCGTCGCCTTGTAACTTGTAagcgtcgtctctctctctctctctctctctctctctctctctctctctctcacagtttGTGTGCATGCATGTGTATGAGCTTATAGCGTTACTGCTTCATCTATTCTCGTTCCTATTTCTGGTCCGTGCTCCTATCTATCCATTCTGCTTCATCTTTTAAAGAATCCTGTTTTCGATTTGctttatttttatattattcTGCGTCTTCACGAAGCTTTTCACCACACATTTCTCTGACCTTGCTATGAGCTTATTAGGAGTTGCGTGTTTGGATCGGTAACTAGTGCGAGTGATAGAATTCTGCTATGTTTTGCTTATATCTGAGTTgatattttaaatatttcatttcATGTGTTATTCGAAGACGGGATCATGGATTTAGGATCTTAGATGCATTTTTGCAGCCAGTTTCATGTAATTCTTATCCAAGTTCGAGTAGGATAGGGTATTTGCTCGGTACACTACACCTTTGGATGGAGGGATcccatgagaaaagaaaagaaagggttatgGTTTCTTGCCAATTAACTCATTGGATTGAGCATTTTGGTGAGAAACGATGAGAAAagtgcaacaaaaaaaaaattgattggcccttcccctttctcacccaatctcgcataaaatggtgagattttgtGAGAAGGGGCTTGCCCTTCTCATCTCATCCTCCCCCACCATCCAAAGgagctctgtttggaacttactacttagggaaagaaaaagaaatgaaggtTGGAAAACGAGAGTGAAAGTTAaagagaaattgagagaaaagtTGAACCTGTGTTCGAAATTTTGCCTTATCattttttaagaaccaaacaaggggaagaattttttttaaattttcccttcctttccacCCTTTCCCCCAAGTTCCAAGCATAGCCTTAAACTAGTTATGCTGTAATGGAAATGCTTGGAGTTGGCTGTGTAGAATGATGATGTGTTATTAGCTGGACCAGGAGGAGCAGCTTAGGACATAACTCCATGCTTCTCCAAGGTTTCTTTGTTGTGCATCTTttgttcattttcaaaaaaattgtactatcTTAGTTTGAGAGTAGGCTTTCCGCCGTTGTCTTTTTATCTATGACATGTGCTGTGCACAATGCAGTATCAGTTATGCGTATTTTGTATTGCTACGTTTATGTAGGGGAGAAGATAGTTTCAGGCTTAATCCAGGCGAACATTCTTTATGAGGATTCAGTTGTCCAATTTCATGGATGTGTCTCTGCCAGAAAACATTTCTGAAATTAAGTTTGTGTGTCAGGGCCTGATGTTTATCAGTTACTGTAATTGCATTATGCTAGCCTTCACCATAGAGCAGTTTGTTCCTTTTAATTATTATggcattattttttattgatattattaaggtttttattttgcttGTGCTCAAGCCGGTGATTGTCATTTAAGCTAACCTGTTTCAGCTGCTGATAGGTTTTTTACTACGTGGATTGCAGGCGTTCTAGGACGGTCGTCTTTTGTTTTAGAACTTTGCTGTTGTTGTAGTTAAGAGTACTCAAGATGGTAAGTTGTTTGTTTCGACTGCTTTTTGTTGTAATCTTCTGTTGTCTGAACTTGTGTAGAGTTGAGAGTGTTCTAATGGATGCATTCACGTGATATGTGCAGGTGAAGTTCACAGCTGACGAGCTTCGTAGGATTATGGACTACAAGCACAACATTCGTAACATGTCTGTTATTGCACATGTGGATCATGGTATGAAAGCTATCCGACTTTGGTATCTCTTGTATTCTGGAGGCTTTATCATAGTAAAGTTTGCAGTGCTGTTGATTAGTTCACCTGCGAAGATATTTAATCAATGGAGAAACTGCATTTGAATTTTTATCCTTCGTGTTCCCACAATCATTCATATTAGTGTATCCTTTGGGGGATTAGAACTGCAGGTACCACCTGTATGGCTGTATCGGGCAATATTGATCTGAATCTGTTACAGTGTTCCTTTCGTTTTATTTAATTTGAAGTGATGGTGCCTTCATGCAAATACATTATCATGTAACCTAAACACACCAACAAAAGAGAAATACCTTGACAAAAAGAGAACACTTGACATATATTTGCTTTGGTAAACATACTGACACAACTGTTGCTTTTTTCTTCCTCCCAGGGAAATCCACACTTACTGATTCTCTTGTGGCTGCTGCTGGTATCATTGCTCAAGAAGTTGCTGGTGATGTCCGGATGACAGATACCCGGGCAGATGAAGCTGAACGTGGTATCACCATCAAGTCTACTGGCATATCTCTCTACTATGAGATGACTGATGAGTCACTGAAGTCGTTCAAAGGAGAGCGTAATGGGAATGAATACCTTATCAATCTAATTGATTCTCCTGGACACGTTGATTTTTCTTCCGAGGTCACAGCTGCCCTTCGAATTACTGATGGTGCTCTTGTGGTGGTTGATTGTGTTGAGGGTGTCTGTGTCCAAACAGAAACTGTTCTCCGACAGGCTTTGGGTGAAAGGATCCGACCGGTGTTAACTGTTAACAAGATGGACAGGTGCTTCCTTGAGCTCCAGGTCGATGGAGAGGAGGCTTACCAGACATTCCAGAGAGTGATTGAAAATGCTAATGTGATCATGGCCACGTACGAGGATCCCCTCCTTGGTGACGTTATGGTGTACCCTGAGAAAGGAACAGTTGCTTTCTCAGCTGGGTTGCACGGCTGGGCTTTCACTCTGACCAACTTTGCTAAGATGTATGCTTCCAAATTTGGTGTCGATGAGTCTAAGATGATGGAGCGTCTCTGGGGCGAAAACTACTTTGACCCTGCCACCAAAAAGTGGACCACCAAGAATTCTGGCTCTGCTACTTGCAAGCGTGGATTTGTTCAGTTCTGCTATGAACCCATTAAGCAGATCATCAACACTTGCATGAATGACCAGAAAGACAAGCTGTGGCCCATGTTGCAGAAGCTTGGTGTCACAATGAAGTCTGATGAGAAGGAGTTGATGGGGAAGGCTCTGATGAAGCGTGTCATGCAGACCTGGCTTCCAGCGAGTAGTGCCCTCCTGGAAATGATGATCTTCCATCTCCCTTCTCCTTCCACTGCTCAAAGATATCGTGTTGAGAATTTGTATGAGGGACCCCTTGATGATCAGTATGCGAATGCTATTAGGAACTGTGATCCCGAGGGGCCTCTCATGCTGTACGTGTCCAAGATGATTCCTGCTTCTGACAAGGGAAGGTTCTTTGCCTTTGGGCGTGTGTTCGCCGGGAAAGTGTCGACTGGTTTGAAGGTTAGAATCATGGGTCCGAACTATGTCCCTGGAGAGAAGAAGGACTTGTATGTTAAGAGTGTGCAAAGAACTGTTATTTGGATGGGAAAGAAGCAGGAAACCGTGGAAGACGTACCTTGTGGGAATACAGTGGCTTTGGTTGGTTTGGACCAGTATATCACTAAGAATGCTACCTTGACGAATGAGAAGGAAGCGGATGCCCACCCAATCCGAGCAATGAAGTTCTCAGTTTCACCTGTCGTTCGTGTGGCTGTTCAGTGCAAGGTTGCCTCTGACTTGCCCAAGCTTGTTGAAGGCCTCAAACGTCTGGCTAAATCTGACCCTATGGTGGTCTGTAGTATTGAGGAGTCTGGGGAGCACATCATTGCTGGTGCAGGAGAGCTGCACCTTGAAATCTGTCTGAAGGATTTAGTGGACGATTTCATGGGTGGAGCTGAAATTATCAAGTCAGATCCTGTTGTGTCTTTCCGTGAGACGGTTCTTGAGAAGTCGTCACGCACTGTCATGAGCAAGTCGCCAAACAAGCATAACCGTCTATACATGGAAGCTAGACCCTTGGAGGAGGGCCTTGCTGAGGCCATTGACGATGGACGTATTGGCCCAAGGGATGACCCCAAGGTCCGATCTAAAATATTGTCGGAGGAGTTCGGTTGGGACAAGGATCTCGCAAAAAAGATATGGTGTTTTGGGCCGGAAACCACTGGGCCTAACATGGTTGTGGATATGTGCAAGGGAGTTCAATACCTGAATGAAATCAAGGATTCTGTCGTTGCTGGGTTCCAATGGGCGTCAAAAGAAGGGGCACTATCGGAAGAAAACATGAGGGGTATTTGCTTTGAAGTTTGTGATGTGGTTTTGCATGCGGATGCTATTCACAGAGGAGGTGGGCAGGTCATTCCGACTGCCCGGAGGGTCATTTACGCTTCCCAGCTGACTGCCAAGCCCAGACTTTTGGAGCCTGTATACTTGGTGGAGATCCAGGCACCTGAACAAGCCCTTGGGGGAATTTACAGTGTTCTGAATCAAAAACGTGGTCATGTATTTGAGGAAATGCAGAGGCCGGGTACCCCCCTTTACAACATCAAGGCTTACCTTCCTGTTATAGAGTCGTTTGGTTTCTCTAGCACTTTGAGGGCAGCAACTTCAGGGCAGGCCTTTCCGCAGTGCGTTTTTGATCATTGGGATATGATGATGTCTGATCCATTGGAAGTTGGGTCACAGGCGGCAACCCTTGTGTCAGATATTCGCAAGAGGAAAGGGTTGAAGGAACAGATGACACCGCTGTCCGAGTTCGAGGACAAGCTGTAAGTCATCGCTTCTCAGATTATTCAATCCAAGCTACTAGTTCAGATGATAGTGAATGGTCGATGAGAGACAGTAATGCTGGACTGGataattttgttggttttgtctATTGAGATTCTCATTTTTCGATGGTCTGTTGTAGAACATTTGGTTCATGGGAGTTGATTCCCTCGGTATTATGTTTGCATCTTATTCTGTGAACGAGTTTTGGAACTCTCTCTCAGTTATCTTTTCAGGTAACGTTTTTGATTTTCAGAGTGTAATCGGATGTGGTTTGAACCTCTTTGAGATGCATTTGTTCTGCCATTTTGATCAGTAGTTAGTGGTTGCAAATGAGCTCCATCTAAATTAACGATGTATCCtgtatttgaaaaaaatagtgaTCTTCTTCCAATGCTGTAGACATGTAAAAGTGTTCTTCCAATCTACATTTCGATGAGATTTATATGCTTTTATGATCTGGAAAACGTAAGTTTACAGAACAATATTGGTGAATGTTGAGTTTTGTTACAAATGCAGCTACGAAGTAATCTATGGATCCTTTAATCCAACCTATTTTGGTGTTCTATATGTAGATGGAATTTATGGCATCTGTAAGGAGTGCAGTACTTGAGGTTATGATAAAGCACAGTTTCCTGAGTCTTCTATTGTTGCTTATGTAATTTAACTAAACACAAACAACTTACATTTACGAATCAACCCAAAATATGGATTGAATATCAAATTTATTCGAAACAATCCTCAGCAACAAACAACCGGTGATCATGCTTTTCGTGCGTGGCACGAAGGTCACCCCCTAGTAGAAGTTAAAGCATCGATATTAAGACTCATTCCTGGAAAACTTGTGAGATATGAAAAACCAAAGTCGTATGTGAAATTCATGGTCCTAACTTCAAATTAAAAAGTTCGTTATGTCAAAGCCATATTATTCCAAAAACAGATTGTGCCATCTCttttttggcatcaaagaagaaCATCATGTATATTAATGAGAAGAAGATTACAAGCGTTTAGTAAATACAATTTGTAATTTTGTCAACTCCTTTTCTATGAATAGTGGAGAACCAATTTGTGGTTTCCCTAGTCTATTAACTAGGCACGACTAAGAGCATTTCCAGCCCTTACTCCGATGGGTATGAACTATGAAGCACTCCGAGTCTAAGTATAAATTTGAGTTAAACCTTCATCAATTGCATATTTGTAAATCGTAGAGGCACAAAAAAGCCTTCTGCATTTTGAGTAAGGATTGAGTCTCTCTATTTGAGTAGAAAATTCAGTAAAATTCACTTTgatacatatatattatataagttgagaataaattatatacattGGTGGTGTAAACCTTtatttccttcaaatcaattacattgcccCACGTCgtcaaaacagtggtctcaATTAATAGAACATGGCGACGTGTcgcaatgtaattaattttaagaaaacaaatatttacatcggcggtgtaaataatttaatctcatatACGTTTGAGTCAAGGAGTTCCCTttgtgatttatttatttatttttatatagtattttttgagtttaagTGAAGAAATGGGTAAAAATGTTGGAGATGCATACTCAGAATTATACAAATTTAAAGTTTGGGTAAAACCATCCAAAATCCACCTCCATCCCTAGAATTAAACTCCtaccaaattgagttttactcaaatccTACCTAAATTTCCAACTGGTAATTTTGGATGGTCAATGGTTGTGGTAACTGCTGGTGGTGAgcaaaggtggtggtggtttgcgGGTGGTGATGAACATTGACGGTGGTAGTAACGAGTGTCCAAGAAGGTTGTTGGAGAGTTTTTCGAGCGTCTGAGGGGTTTGTCAGGGAATGTCAATGAACGGCGAGGTTTGTCCGAGAGTCGGCGAGAACAGGTGAAGGTTGTCGTGACATTTGTCTAGGGTTTTCAGATCTAGGATTTAAGTCACCAAATCAGAATTCGACTGAATAAGATGTCAATCTAAGATTTACAAGGGTTGTCAAGAGCTGGGTGTGCTCTGGTGGTGGGGCGGGCGAGTGAGACACGTTGGTGTCAGGATTACGATCTTCCTTGGAAGGATTTTGGGAAGAATGGGAGGGAAGAGAGAAATtaaagtttttaattttttttcaataataatttggataaaaaaagagTTTGTCATTAATTTAAAATGATACCACCCGAAGcaaattttactcaaatttgagctAGGGCTAGAGATGCTCTATTAAACCATTTACACCCAAagcaaagagaaaaagaaaaagaaaaagggagagagagagagagagagagagagagagagagagagagactctagAAAATCTATTAGGGACCCTTTGGGCAAATTATTCCCAAGTCATGGACAGGTTTTTGGGTGTAGGAGGAGGGTTCGGCGTGGGATCGCTTACGTGTGAATGTCCGTGAGCTGGAGAGGTGCGATTGGTCGATGATTAGCGgagggaagaggaaagaaatcTTATGGGATGAGGGAAAGAGAAGAAGGTACAAATGGAACAGAGGCAGCGTGTCTCTTTCGTTCTCTGCGGGGTATTTGGCCTTTTCCGGGGTTGAGCAAGTGAGGTCACTCCTTTTCTCTGAGAAAGAATGTTCTTCTTCCTCAAATTCAGTGCTCACGCACTCTCTCCCAGAAAAAGATCCTCTCCCATAATTGGGAATgtcaggggtatttatagggtaCCTCGGCCTAGGTTAGGCCCAGGACGGCGCTCTTATTAAATCCTGACACGTGTCCCCTCTGTACCTCCTAACCTTGGGGAGACTTGCCATTTTCGCGGGCATTTGTCCGAGGGGCGACTCGTAACTCCATGGCGATACCCTAATCCCAAGCCACCAAGCCACAAAAAATTCCCCTATTCCCGCTAGCGCGAGGTCGCGACCCGCAGCGATCGTATTTTCTCCGCGGAGTCCCTCCCGGACCCAGCCTCTGGGTTAGGACGGGACTCTGGGAACTCTTTAATATCATCTTTTGTAGTCACACGGTCCCCCTCTGATAGGATTATTTCAGGATGCGTCTCATAATTCCACGGTAACATTGGGGCTCCGCGGTAGCTTCCCGCGGACGACTTCCGCAGGGACTAATATCCTTGTTGCGTGTTCACGTGCTTTCTTCTCATTGGGTGGTCAACTATCCTTCGTTGGGTAAAGATCTGACCGAGGCTACTTTTCTCCGCAGGTCCCGCTACCACGTGTCTGTAAGCAATTGGAAGATCAAATAGTATTCCTTGATGTTggaaaaatgtatgcatattaatttattaaaaaattatatgtattacaattatatatttattttgatgattgtcagaaaattagattaattattttgatgatgtttTTATATTTATCGCCAAGTCATTTTCGGACTAATTTTCTCAACCTTGTAAAATTGCTTTAAGTCTCTTGAATTCAAAGTTTAATATCTTCAAAGGTGTAGTAAGCTCAATACATGCGTTAACGGAATTATTCAGATGAATTTTTGAGCTACAGGTTGACGAATCGGATGACAGGTTGGCTGTATGAACAGAAGAGGTTGTCAACCGGACTTCACTGGATGGCAGACTGATTGAGAAAGTGCACGACCTTCCGGTCGACCGGTCGAACGACCGGCAGtaaattttttgcaaatttctGCAGATCAGTAAAATCCCAATGgctatatttttcttaaattaacTCTCCAACGGTACCAGTAATTTACTAACGGCTAGTAGGTGGATGGATCACTATATAAGGATTGAAGAATACATTGATGAGTACCAAGTCAAGCACAATCAATCCATATCATTCCAAGAGCAAATTCTCCAAAGATCAAAGCTTACAAATCTCCTTGTTTTTCtcctttcatatttttcttaagAGAAATTGTGTATAAGTCATGAGCGATAATATTTCACATTTTGTCCACAAACTTGTAaatcctaagtgagtgtttgagtcaaacacttgaaagcttagaagaccaaattccgattgaatttgggtgttattatttttgagagctttcggagaaaactcttgcggttgcACTAGCTCATCGGGAAAGCTAGGGATAAGGTtgttgtaagcacccgcaagacttactatttgtaatctttttgaagattagtggaaccttcaagtagtTGCTTGAGAAGAAGTAGACTAGGCCGAACCGTGGACAAATTCGGGCCAAACCACTATAAACaggttctatctctctaactctctcttTTACTTGCTTGTATTATCTTGAATATATTGTTagagaataattttcaaattggtaatttctttcacccccccacccccccaccccccccccccctaggTTGTCTTTTTGGGTAACACTTGATAATAAGTTTGACGATTTTTGACCGTACCTACATATGCCCCCCGAGCGCGGACGGCGGGTGCGTGTCGTGCGCACTTTTCTCTTGCTGTAAGTTTTCGCGATCATCGTCAAGTGGTCTCGCTGAGTGACGGTTATCTTAGCGTCTTCTCACGATCCGTCGTAACCCTTTGTGTACCGGCGTGACCGTTGGTGTACGACTGCCATAAATACTTCATTAACCGACTTACTATATAAGCCCTTCATTCGTCATTTCCTTTTCACCTACCATTCAAGCCCTAGTCAAAACTctgtcattttcttttcatcCCATTTGACAATCAATCTCTTTCCTTTCTACTTTTCGaaatttccctctctttttcacATAAAAGACTCTGGATGGCTGCATGGGGCGTAATCATTGAGGAACCCGTCTCCATTGCGGACCAGTGGAGAAAAGCTCCATATCTTCAATCCGTGAGGGACCCCTTCTGGACCCTGGCGGAAGCCTACACCGCCGAGGGGCCCTCCACTTCCAATTCCATTTCTTTCACGACTCCTACTGACCTAGAGGACGCGGAGTTGGTCAATCCGTCTTCTGTTTTGCGTCTTCGTATAGAGCGTGAGGACTTCCCCTATTCAGACTGCCGCTTTGGAGCCCAGGCTTCGCCACCCTATGACTGGGCTAGGGCTGTAAGTGAGCCGAGCTActcgcgagctcggctcggctctttaaggctcggctcgactcggctcgtttattaaacgagccgagtggaactctgctcgttcgatAAAAGCTCGTGTTGTTAAGggaggctcggctcgattaaataggcttgtttagtaaatggctaagctcggcttgttaaggctcgagccgagctcgagcttgagtttttggctcgttaagtaaacgagccgagctcgagcttgccgaagctcagctcgtttacacccctacaCTGGGCCGAATGGGTCGATGAGGTAGTCAGCAACGCTTCCTTCAAACAAGTCTTTATGACCAACGGTAATTATGATGCTGTGATGCTGTCGCGGAGCATGAACATTCCGCGGCAGGGAGTGGCCATCAGAAACCTAAACCATGCGTGCTCGCGCTGGAGCATCGATACGCACTCTTTTGCATGGGCATGGGGTGAAAGCGGTTTCTCACTAGAGGATGTGGTAATTCTCACCCGTCTTCCTTTTCGTGGGACCACGCTCCTTGACCCCAACAATCTTTCTACCGCAGACCAACAAGACGTCTTGGAACTGCGGAGGCTAGGTAAGCAAGCTCAGAACGGCCCCATATTCACTGCTCAGGGTGTTTGCAAACCAGCGCAGCGAACGCGAAGAAAACTTCTTTCGCCAGATGGATTCAGTTCTTCTTCAAGGATTTCCAGCCCATGAGAACGGTGGTTCCGGGCGTCCCGCGGTACTTTTTTGCCGGCCCACACCACGAGGGGAGGCTCCACATGGCTGGTTTCTTCGCCTTCTTCCTTTCTTATTTCGTCTTTCTGGACTACCCTGCGGATAGCCCTTCTCCCGCGGTTTTTCCACTCGCTGTTCTCCTGGCCCGCGGTGAGTGCGTTGCATTGGCCCCCTTATTCCTGGGGTCACTTCATTGCCAGTTGGTTCTGGTTCACGCTGACCTCGCGAGGTCCCTTAGCAGGTGTGACCATCTTTCCAGGGTACACACCAACTTCTTTCTTACTTACTTCTTCGAGCATTTTCCCGTCATTGCTcctgtcacaccctcgatttttaacataattataaatgatttccataattAAAATCTCGCCATAATctgtacgataaccaaaatgaagtagcgttcccaaaatattacatctttggctccgaggcccaaattaacgcaagtactgaatattcaagagttaaaggttacaatattccatagtcaaaagatttactataaagttacaaatacatcttcaaaagagatttacaaagatgcctaagtaacttCTCAATTgatagctttcaaaataatggtCACATCCAAGCATTCCAAGCATGCTCGCTATTGTcctgtgttagtacctgaaaatgatagtagacttgagctacactagcccagtaggaaattctacgctaacattatatgcaagagaaatgcAAGGGTGATCACAAGGAAGAACGGGATACAGACCacacaataggcaataaccaaGGCTTAACAATCCAACAAACTCGGTATGAAATTTGgtatacacctcaatctttaACCGTTTCACTTTCCATGTGTCCAACATCGCTTCACGttaagtgtcatgagccgaagctcctgccgggctaattatgggaccccgatatcccctgccaagcgcccaccgagaaggttaggccttgagtgatcattatgagcataagctcctgccaggctaattatg
This region includes:
- the LOC131306726 gene encoding elongation factor 2 isoform X1; this translates as MVKFTADELRRIMDYKHNIRNMSVIAHVDHGKSTLTDSLVAAAGIIAQEVAGDVRMTDTRADEAERGITIKSTGISLYYEMTDESLKSFKGERNGNEYLINLIDSPGHVDFSSEVTAALRITDGALVVVDCVEGVCVQTETVLRQALGERIRPVLTVNKMDRCFLELQVDGEEAYQTFQRVIENANVIMATYEDPLLGDVMVYPEKGTVAFSAGLHGWAFTLTNFAKMYASKFGVDESKMMERLWGENYFDPATKKWTTKNSGSATCKRGFVQFCYEPIKQIINTCMNDQKDKLWPMLQKLGVTMKSDEKELMGKALMKRVMQTWLPASSALLEMMIFHLPSPSTAQRYRVENLYEGPLDDQYANAIRNCDPEGPLMLYVSKMIPASDKGRFFAFGRVFAGKVSTGLKVRIMGPNYVPGEKKDLYVKSVQRTVIWMGKKQETVEDVPCGNTVALVGLDQYITKNATLTNEKEADAHPIRAMKFSVSPVVRVAVQCKVASDLPKLVEGLKRLAKSDPMVVCSIEESGEHIIAGAGELHLEICLKDLVDDFMGGAEIIKSDPVVSFRETVLEKSSRTVMSKSPNKHNRLYMEARPLEEGLAEAIDDGRIGPRDDPKVRSKILSEEFGWDKDLAKKIWCFGPETTGPNMVVDMCKGVQYLNEIKDSVVAGFQWASKEGALSEENMRGICFEVCDVVLHADAIHRGGGQVIPTARRVIYASQLTAKPRLLEPVYLVEIQAPEQALGGIYSVLNQKRGHVFEEMQRPGTPLYNIKAYLPVIESFGFSSTLRAATSGQAFPQCVFDHWDMMMSDPLEVGSQAATLVSDIRKRKGLKEQMTPLSEFEDKL
- the LOC131306726 gene encoding elongation factor 2 isoform X2 encodes the protein MDYKHNIRNMSVIAHVDHGKSTLTDSLVAAAGIIAQEVAGDVRMTDTRADEAERGITIKSTGISLYYEMTDESLKSFKGERNGNEYLINLIDSPGHVDFSSEVTAALRITDGALVVVDCVEGVCVQTETVLRQALGERIRPVLTVNKMDRCFLELQVDGEEAYQTFQRVIENANVIMATYEDPLLGDVMVYPEKGTVAFSAGLHGWAFTLTNFAKMYASKFGVDESKMMERLWGENYFDPATKKWTTKNSGSATCKRGFVQFCYEPIKQIINTCMNDQKDKLWPMLQKLGVTMKSDEKELMGKALMKRVMQTWLPASSALLEMMIFHLPSPSTAQRYRVENLYEGPLDDQYANAIRNCDPEGPLMLYVSKMIPASDKGRFFAFGRVFAGKVSTGLKVRIMGPNYVPGEKKDLYVKSVQRTVIWMGKKQETVEDVPCGNTVALVGLDQYITKNATLTNEKEADAHPIRAMKFSVSPVVRVAVQCKVASDLPKLVEGLKRLAKSDPMVVCSIEESGEHIIAGAGELHLEICLKDLVDDFMGGAEIIKSDPVVSFRETVLEKSSRTVMSKSPNKHNRLYMEARPLEEGLAEAIDDGRIGPRDDPKVRSKILSEEFGWDKDLAKKIWCFGPETTGPNMVVDMCKGVQYLNEIKDSVVAGFQWASKEGALSEENMRGICFEVCDVVLHADAIHRGGGQVIPTARRVIYASQLTAKPRLLEPVYLVEIQAPEQALGGIYSVLNQKRGHVFEEMQRPGTPLYNIKAYLPVIESFGFSSTLRAATSGQAFPQCVFDHWDMMMSDPLEVGSQAATLVSDIRKRKGLKEQMTPLSEFEDKL